Below is a genomic region from Sander vitreus isolate 19-12246 chromosome 15, sanVit1, whole genome shotgun sequence.
tcatGTTGTTTAAACTCCACTTTTACACTTTCGAGGCAGTTTTACGACAAGTGCGTAACTTAATATTGACGTTACCtactggtaacgttagctttacggtaaattgtattttaaaatgagaaCGTTACTAGACCCCGCAAGAAACAATGTAAACTATGATAATTGAAAATTCTAATTTAATTAACCACAAGCACTTACTTGCCAACAAAATTTTCCAAGACTGAGCTTTTTCCAGCGCTCTGTCCACCGACCACTGCAATCTGAGGAAGGTCTAAATTGCAACTCTGGCCAATGGAGCTGAACGTGTCTTGAAGCTTGTTGATCAGGGGAATCAGGTCTTCCATGCCCCGGTTCCCCATGGCTTCGTTAGCTCGGAGAGCCCCTTCAACACAACGTAAACCAGAGCCTAAAACTAGCCGCGctaactagctagttaacgttagcttagcaggAAAGTGCTCTCCGGTTACTCTGAAATGTAACGTTAGAGTTCCGCCGCTTCAAACAGCTCAGAGTTGTAGTCTCTCCTTGAACAATTAGGCAGTTACAGGCAATGCAATTCACACTTATATCATTTCGTGTTCTTTGAAACGCAGTAACTGAATTCCCAGTCAGCCGAAACGGACGGAAAACTCGCAAAACAAAACTTCCTCTACAAGAACACCATCCGGTTTTGAGAGATGACATCCGATCGAAACCGGTGAATATACCCACGCCTCTTGTCTGCGAAACCAGGCAGTCTATTGGCTAATTTAGCTGCCCTTCCATCAAGCCAACATTCTGATTGGATATTTAAAACGCGTTGCTCCACTTCACATGTTCACTGCAACATGGCTGCCACCACAGAGTGTGGAGCTGATGCAAGTACTTCAGAAAACATGTCCCTGAAGAAAGCTCTGTCTGCAGCTTCTCCCCTCACGCTGCGTATCGTTGCTGAATGCCCAGTGACAAAAGCAAGAGCTAGTGATCTAATACTGCCTCACTGTGCCGTGAGTGCCCCGGTTTTCATGCCTGTCGGCACTCAGGGCACTCTGAAGGGAATCACTGTGGATCAGCTGGAGGCTCTTGGCTGTCAGATTTGTCTTGGAAACACATACCACCTGGGCATGAGACCGGTAGGCAACACTGCAATAATAGCAGTTATGTTTTTCTTATAATTCAGTTGACTTAACAGTGGCTGTATTTTGAATTCACTTTTGTAAATGTCTTTTCAATTTGAACTCTACTGCCTAGGGGCCTGATTTGATCGAGAAAGCCAATGGTTTACATGGGTTCATGAACTGGAAGAGAAATCTTTTAACTGTGAGTTTAGCTTTCctaaattaatcaatcaatgatGTATGATGAATACATATTCACAAAAGTACAAGAGGTAGGTGTTGAGCTCTGTGTTAAAATCTTGCGGTTCACTTTCTTCTGCTTAACAGGACAGCGGGGGGTTTCAGATGGTGTCTCTTGTTGAGCTCTCGGAGGTCACTGAGGAAGGGGTAAAGTTCAAGTCACCCTATGATGGCAAAGAGATCCTCCTAAGTCCTGAGAAATCCATCAGCATACAGAACAGTCTGGGTCTGCAAGGAGTAAAATAATTTGAATCATTATTGAATAACAAAAGACCTTCATCTCAGTTTCCCAGTGGCTAAACGACAGCCTCTCCATGTTTCTCTGTGTTCTTCCAGGGTCAGACATCATGATGCAGCTGGATGATGTGGTCAGCAGTACTGTGACAGGACCCCGGGTGGAGGAGGCAATGCACAGATCCATTCGCTGGCTGGACCGCTGCATTGCAGCCAATAAAAATCCAGACAAACAGAACCTTTTTGCCATCATCCAGGGAGGGCTGAATGCCGAGCTGCGCAAGGCCTGTCTagatggtaaaaaataaaacctgctCTGTGGAGATCCTTTTTCTACTTTTGATTACCTCCCTATGTCCCTGTATACCGGTGTTGACAAGCATGCAGAAGGATTGGATCATACTCGGATGGAGCctaagaaaatgtttaaatgccATAAAAATCCTATTGTTTAAATTTGGAAAGGTGCCATAAtgaagggatagtttggatattt
It encodes:
- the qtrt1 gene encoding queuine tRNA-ribosyltransferase catalytic subunit 1; the encoded protein is MAATTECGADASTSENMSLKKALSAASPLTLRIVAECPVTKARASDLILPHCAVSAPVFMPVGTQGTLKGITVDQLEALGCQICLGNTYHLGMRPGPDLIEKANGLHGFMNWKRNLLTDSGGFQMVSLVELSEVTEEGVKFKSPYDGKEILLSPEKSISIQNSLGSDIMMQLDDVVSSTVTGPRVEEAMHRSIRWLDRCIAANKNPDKQNLFAIIQGGLNAELRKACLDEMTQRDVPGFAIGGLSGGEEKNDFWRMVTLSTDHLPRQKPRYLMGVGYAVDLVVCVALGCDMFDCVFPTRTARFGSALVPWGSLQVKHKQYAKDFQPIDPDCQCPTCKRHSRAYLHALFKSDTAAMHHITIHNIAYQLTLMRSVRQSIVEERFPEFIRTFMKRLFPSPDQYPSWAVDALASVNVTLE